A DNA window from Anaerocolumna sp. AGMB13020 contains the following coding sequences:
- a CDS encoding family 43 glycosylhydrolase, with amino-acid sequence MISYKSWKGLIKNTICLLIIFGMILSFNHTVLAWQSDNGNGTYTNPILNADYPDISAIRVNNDFYMVSSSFVSFPSVPILHSKDLVNWEIIGYVTTDFNGTGKSYNLTNTFEDYGHGSWAPTIAYRNGIYYVGIYQAQGRFILCTATNPAGPYTKTVFNQGFHDPALFIDDDGTGYIISEANDVKVSKLSTDYKSVTSSTVTTRIEGITGNYLVEGTHVMKKNGYYYIFRNSTPPESYTYCLRSRSIYGPYEMRILLDGPRIPGGSQIHQGGPIDTPTGEWWFYVFQDGNGLGRRDILIPMQWQEDWPVLGDPATVKNVTLGGKNYPIGNVPITYKKPNVGATYPILTIPNTDEFSSSVLGLQWQWNHYPDNSKWSLSERPGYLRLRGKNANNLWRATNTLTQRVEGPDCQGTIELDTANMLDGDNAGLCLLNIPYGSIGVVKAGGTKRIVANINAKEDAAGTITTGPVLNSNIVYLRASADLLTNKATFSYSTDNVNFTQLGGQLNMPFDLGFFQGDKFGIYNYNTTASAAGYVDVNWFRFYTSAGGNTGGTGTTYEAETGTTLTDAIVETLNTGYNGNGYVNFTAVNGGAVQWNNVVCAITGTKNLKIRYALESGTRNLDVYVNGTKVISNVPFTATGSWTSWTEKTIQVNMNSGTNIVKLVTTGTEGPNIDCITVTAQ; translated from the coding sequence GTGATTAGCTATAAAAGCTGGAAAGGCTTAATAAAAAATACCATATGCCTTCTCATAATATTTGGAATGATTCTTTCGTTCAATCATACTGTGCTGGCCTGGCAGTCGGATAACGGAAATGGTACTTACACCAATCCTATCTTAAATGCAGATTACCCTGATATATCAGCAATTCGTGTAAACAATGATTTCTATATGGTCAGTTCCAGTTTCGTTTCCTTTCCTTCTGTACCCATTCTTCATTCAAAGGATCTTGTTAACTGGGAGATTATAGGATATGTAACTACGGATTTTAACGGTACGGGAAAATCTTATAATCTGACCAACACCTTTGAAGATTACGGACATGGCAGCTGGGCACCTACCATTGCTTACCGAAACGGTATCTATTACGTGGGAATCTATCAGGCACAGGGAAGATTTATACTGTGTACCGCTACGAATCCGGCTGGTCCGTATACCAAAACGGTATTTAATCAGGGCTTTCATGACCCGGCACTGTTTATAGACGATGATGGGACGGGGTACATCATTTCTGAAGCAAATGATGTGAAAGTCAGCAAATTGAGCACAGATTATAAGTCGGTGACAAGCAGTACAGTAACCACACGAATAGAAGGAATTACCGGCAATTATCTGGTGGAAGGAACCCATGTAATGAAAAAGAATGGGTATTATTACATCTTCAGAAATTCAACACCACCGGAATCTTATACTTACTGTCTGCGTTCCAGGAGCATTTATGGACCATATGAAATGCGAATACTCTTAGACGGACCGAGGATTCCGGGAGGCAGTCAGATCCATCAGGGTGGCCCAATTGATACACCTACCGGTGAATGGTGGTTTTATGTCTTTCAGGATGGCAACGGTCTGGGAAGAAGAGATATATTAATACCAATGCAATGGCAGGAGGATTGGCCTGTGCTTGGTGATCCGGCGACGGTTAAGAATGTGACCCTCGGAGGGAAAAATTATCCGATAGGAAATGTCCCTATTACCTACAAAAAGCCAAATGTCGGTGCAACCTATCCGATTTTGACGATTCCCAATACCGATGAATTCAGTTCCTCTGTACTGGGGTTACAATGGCAGTGGAATCATTATCCTGACAATTCCAAATGGTCCTTAAGTGAACGGCCGGGTTACCTGAGGCTTCGTGGGAAAAATGCCAATAATCTATGGAGGGCAACCAATACCCTTACACAAAGAGTGGAGGGACCTGATTGCCAGGGTACAATAGAACTTGACACAGCCAATATGCTGGATGGTGACAATGCGGGACTTTGTCTGTTAAATATTCCCTATGGGTCTATAGGAGTTGTTAAGGCTGGTGGAACAAAACGAATAGTGGCTAATATAAATGCCAAAGAGGATGCCGCCGGGACGATTACCACTGGACCAGTACTCAATTCAAATATTGTATATTTAAGGGCAAGTGCAGATCTTCTTACCAACAAAGCAACATTTTCCTACAGTACGGATAATGTGAATTTTACACAGCTTGGCGGTCAGTTAAATATGCCCTTTGATCTTGGGTTCTTCCAGGGAGACAAGTTCGGTATCTACAACTATAATACTACGGCATCTGCCGCCGGATATGTGGATGTAAACTGGTTTCGTTTCTATACCTCTGCAGGAGGCAATACCGGAGGCACCGGAACTACTTATGAGGCAGAAACGGGAACTACTCTTACAGACGCTATAGTCGAAACACTTAACACCGGATATAACGGTAACGGCTATGTTAATTTTACGGCGGTGAATGGTGGTGCAGTCCAGTGGAATAATGTAGTTTGTGCCATTACAGGAACGAAAAATCTTAAAATCAGGTATGCTTTGGAGTCAGGGACAAGAAATCTGGATGTTTATGTAAATGGAACAAAAGTAATCAGCAATGTCCCTTTTACGGCAACCGGAAGCTGGACCTCCTGGACGGAGAAAACAATCCAGGTTAACATGAATAGCGGGACAAATATAGTAAAACTAGTAACTACGGGTACAGAGGGACCAAATATTGACTGTATAACAGTTACAGCTCAGTAG
- a CDS encoding carbohydrate-binding protein has product MSKKFGVVMLVCALIVTLLPGMTVYAASSTIAKSVGNSNPLIDHHLGADPFALTYNGRVYLYMSSDNYEYNSDGTIKENSFANLKSVFVISSEDMVNWTDHGAVPVAGANGANGGQGIAKWAGASWAPAAAVKNINGKDKFFLYFANGAGGIGVLTADSPIGPWSDPLGKALVTTATPGMSGVVWLFDPAVFVDDDGTGYLYCGGGIPGGSNPTQEQRANPKTARVLKLGSDMTSIVGSASTIDAPFMFEDSGIHKYNGTYYYSYCINFSGTHPADKPAGEIGYMTSQSPMGPFTYAGHFLKNPGVFFGAGGNNHHSVFNLNNQWYVAYHAQTVSLALYGAGKGYRSPHINKLVHNGNGSIQEVSANYAGISQLINLNPYNRVEAETIGWNGGILTEKCQAAGGPVSNQNVTSIHSGDWIAVGDADFGAGGAKSFKANIASVTGGQIEIRLDSITGSLVGTLSVPSTGGLQSWREVETTISGATGVHKVFFVFTGSGTGNLFNIDYWQFSQNNPGSSTGTTYEAETGTLLVNAVAETINSGYTGSGYVNFTAYSDASVQWSNIYCAVSGTKNIKFRYALETGTRNLDIYVNGVKVISNAAFNATGSWTSWAEKTIQVTMNSGTNTLKAVTTGTEGPNIDSVNVSAQY; this is encoded by the coding sequence ATGAGTAAGAAATTTGGGGTGGTTATGTTAGTATGTGCATTAATTGTCACACTTTTGCCAGGTATGACTGTTTATGCTGCAAGCTCTACCATAGCCAAATCTGTTGGAAATTCGAATCCGTTGATTGATCATCATCTGGGCGCAGACCCTTTTGCGCTGACTTACAACGGCAGAGTATACCTCTATATGTCCAGCGATAATTATGAATATAACAGCGATGGCACCATCAAAGAAAATTCCTTTGCAAATTTAAAGAGTGTATTTGTTATATCCTCCGAGGATATGGTGAACTGGACAGACCATGGTGCCGTGCCGGTAGCAGGTGCAAATGGTGCTAACGGCGGACAGGGTATTGCGAAATGGGCAGGAGCTTCCTGGGCGCCTGCAGCAGCTGTTAAAAATATCAATGGAAAGGATAAATTTTTTCTTTATTTTGCAAATGGAGCAGGAGGTATCGGTGTTCTGACGGCAGACAGTCCAATCGGTCCATGGTCCGATCCTTTGGGAAAGGCACTGGTAACCACCGCTACACCCGGCATGTCAGGGGTTGTCTGGTTATTTGATCCGGCAGTATTTGTAGACGATGATGGGACGGGCTATCTGTATTGCGGAGGCGGTATTCCAGGAGGTTCCAATCCCACCCAGGAGCAAAGGGCAAATCCCAAAACGGCAAGGGTATTAAAATTGGGTTCTGATATGACCAGCATAGTGGGAAGTGCTTCAACAATTGATGCTCCCTTTATGTTTGAAGATTCTGGTATACACAAATATAACGGAACCTATTACTATTCCTATTGCATTAATTTTTCCGGCACCCACCCGGCAGATAAACCGGCAGGTGAAATCGGTTATATGACCAGCCAAAGCCCTATGGGACCCTTTACCTATGCCGGTCATTTCCTTAAAAATCCGGGAGTATTTTTTGGAGCCGGCGGAAACAACCATCATTCTGTTTTTAATCTGAACAACCAATGGTATGTGGCATACCATGCCCAGACAGTTAGCTTGGCTTTGTATGGAGCCGGTAAAGGCTACCGTTCCCCCCATATCAACAAACTTGTACATAACGGGAACGGAAGCATACAGGAAGTATCAGCAAATTATGCAGGAATCTCCCAGCTTATTAATCTGAATCCCTATAACCGGGTAGAAGCAGAAACCATAGGCTGGAATGGAGGTATCTTAACGGAAAAATGCCAGGCAGCCGGCGGACCGGTAAGCAATCAAAATGTTACCAGCATTCATAGCGGAGACTGGATTGCAGTAGGAGATGCAGACTTTGGAGCTGGTGGCGCTAAAAGCTTTAAAGCAAACATAGCCTCTGTTACAGGGGGACAAATTGAAATCCGGCTGGACAGTATAACAGGATCGCTTGTCGGAACACTTAGTGTACCCTCTACAGGAGGGCTCCAGTCCTGGAGGGAGGTAGAAACAACTATAAGCGGTGCAACCGGAGTTCACAAAGTTTTCTTTGTATTTACCGGCAGCGGTACCGGAAACTTATTTAATATTGATTACTGGCAGTTTTCACAGAACAACCCTGGCAGCAGTACTGGTACTACCTATGAAGCAGAGACTGGAACACTTCTGGTGAATGCAGTTGCTGAAACTATCAATAGCGGTTACACCGGTTCCGGGTATGTGAATTTTACGGCTTACAGTGATGCCTCCGTTCAGTGGAGCAACATTTACTGCGCAGTCAGTGGGACAAAAAATATAAAATTCCGGTATGCTTTAGAAACAGGAACAAGAAATCTGGATATCTATGTGAACGGAGTAAAAGTCATCAGCAATGCTGCCTTTAACGCAACCGGAAGCTGGACCTCCTGGGCTGAAAAGACCATACAGGTTACAATGAACAGTGGAACAAATACCTTAAAAGCTGTAACCACCGGTACGGAAGGACCAAATATTGATTCTGTCAATGTTTCAGCTCAATATTAA
- a CDS encoding RICIN domain-containing protein, which produces MNKVKRILAFTLGILLLLTMIPELPVLAANSMTVDCANVLRGVTHCANGSLYGVTESIPADVNGLIAPLNPYVLRNPARGSAGNQHAFGDAILVSAKLASVPGAKISIDLADMLPGWPYKWPGMTSWLNQVKAFIADKKASGRDNFYGYEIWNEPDGTWNSANGTFHDMWKQTYDVIRANDPGAKIIGPCDSYYNRTRLSSFLSFCKSNNCMPDIMSWHELGGGGGAEVVSPHLRDYRALEASLGINALPISINEYCDPDHSLEGQPGSSARYIAKFERYKVESACITWWYVPTPGRLGSLLATNTQKGAGWYFYKWYGDMSGNMVSVAPPNDDSNQVDGAACVDSNARYISFIFGGPNDGTINTTIKNIPSFIGSTASVKIEKIDWISKDTVSNGTTTISNSNYSVVNGQISVSLSGCNNSSGYRIYITPGSGGILSGGTYKLINRNSGKALDVKESSTANGADVIQWSSGSGNNQKWVITNMGNGYKLINVNSQKALDVYNSSTAEGADVIQWTDNGQNNQRWNLIDLGNGYYNVVNVNSGKLLDVDRGSLADGGNVLQWSNNGGYNQQWQLVAP; this is translated from the coding sequence ATGAATAAGGTAAAAAGGATATTGGCTTTTACACTTGGCATTCTGCTGTTATTGACCATGATCCCGGAGCTTCCGGTACTCGCTGCTAATTCAATGACGGTAGATTGCGCAAATGTATTAAGGGGTGTGACACATTGTGCGAATGGCTCGCTATATGGAGTTACGGAGAGCATACCGGCGGATGTCAACGGACTTATTGCACCGTTAAACCCTTATGTACTGAGGAATCCAGCCAGAGGAAGTGCCGGAAACCAGCATGCTTTTGGAGATGCTATCCTTGTTTCGGCTAAATTAGCCTCGGTGCCGGGTGCGAAGATATCCATTGATCTGGCGGACATGCTGCCGGGATGGCCCTATAAATGGCCCGGTATGACGAGCTGGCTGAATCAGGTGAAAGCTTTTATAGCCGATAAAAAAGCTTCCGGAAGGGATAACTTCTATGGTTATGAGATCTGGAACGAACCGGATGGTACCTGGAATTCCGCGAACGGAACCTTTCATGACATGTGGAAGCAGACCTATGATGTTATACGCGCCAATGATCCCGGAGCCAAGATCATTGGTCCCTGTGACAGTTATTACAATCGTACCAGACTGAGCAGTTTTTTAAGCTTTTGCAAGAGTAACAATTGTATGCCTGATATTATGAGTTGGCATGAACTTGGTGGTGGAGGCGGTGCGGAAGTAGTATCACCCCATTTAAGGGATTACAGAGCGTTGGAAGCTTCCCTTGGTATCAATGCCCTGCCAATTAGTATCAATGAATACTGTGACCCGGACCACAGCCTGGAGGGGCAACCCGGATCCTCGGCACGATATATTGCTAAATTTGAACGATATAAAGTAGAGAGCGCTTGTATTACCTGGTGGTACGTTCCTACTCCCGGCAGACTGGGCAGTCTTCTCGCAACAAATACTCAAAAAGGAGCCGGTTGGTATTTCTATAAATGGTATGGTGATATGAGCGGAAATATGGTATCAGTTGCACCGCCTAACGACGACAGCAATCAGGTAGACGGAGCAGCCTGCGTAGATTCCAACGCCAGGTATATCAGCTTTATCTTTGGCGGACCAAATGATGGAACCATAAATACAACCATCAAGAATATTCCATCCTTTATAGGGTCTACGGCGTCCGTTAAGATTGAAAAGATTGACTGGATAAGTAAGGATACCGTATCAAACGGTACTACTACCATATCAAATTCCAATTATTCCGTGGTAAATGGACAGATATCCGTAAGCTTATCAGGCTGTAACAACAGTTCGGGATACCGGATATATATAACGCCGGGAAGCGGAGGTATTCTATCGGGAGGAACCTATAAACTGATTAACCGTAATAGCGGCAAAGCTCTGGATGTAAAGGAAAGTTCCACCGCCAATGGAGCAGATGTTATCCAATGGAGTTCAGGTAGTGGAAATAATCAGAAATGGGTAATCACGAATATGGGTAACGGCTATAAGCTCATAAACGTCAACAGTCAAAAAGCACTGGATGTTTATAACAGCTCTACGGCTGAAGGGGCAGATGTAATCCAATGGACCGATAACGGACAGAACAACCAGAGATGGAACCTGATAGACTTAGGGAATGGTTACTATAATGTAGTAAATGTAAACAGTGGTAAACTGTTGGATGTAGACAGGGGTTCCCTGGCAGACGGAGGAAATGTATTACAGTGGAGCAATAACGGGGGCTATAACCAGCAATGGCAGCTTGTTGCTCCTTGA
- a CDS encoding AraC family transcriptional regulator: protein MPTNVKYTDSARYKCLEYLKKASMDLYLCYCGSQICCAGHAYGPEIRKEYLIHIVLKGRGYYTVGSKTYEIGPDTAFLILPGATTYYEASTDDPWTYIWVGFNGIKAEAALKHAHFSKDNLIVPIKNTEPFVTCVNGMLASSQLTFSNDFAREGYLYQFISYLVQNQQNLENSEEVHDYSYQVYVEHTLEYIEHNFSGNLKVQSIADYIGINRSYLTNCFKNVLNMSPQEYILNYRMNQASILLKNTMLPVGEIAYKVGYDDALNFSKAFKKIYGINPTKYRSTTESLDISDKDTQNRL from the coding sequence ATGCCAACAAATGTAAAATATACGGATTCAGCCCGTTATAAATGCCTGGAATATCTGAAAAAAGCATCCATGGATTTGTATCTATGCTATTGTGGCTCACAGATATGCTGTGCTGGGCATGCTTACGGTCCTGAAATAAGGAAGGAGTATTTAATCCACATCGTATTAAAAGGAAGAGGTTATTATACCGTCGGCAGCAAAACCTATGAAATCGGTCCTGACACCGCTTTTCTGATTCTCCCCGGTGCCACAACCTATTACGAGGCAAGTACAGATGACCCCTGGACTTATATATGGGTGGGGTTTAACGGAATCAAAGCAGAAGCAGCTTTAAAGCATGCACATTTCTCGAAAGATAATCTGATTGTACCCATAAAGAATACGGAACCTTTCGTTACCTGTGTTAACGGTATGCTTGCGTCCAGTCAGCTGACCTTTTCCAATGATTTTGCAAGAGAGGGCTATCTTTATCAGTTTATTTCCTATCTGGTCCAGAATCAGCAAAACCTTGAGAACTCGGAGGAGGTTCATGATTACTCCTATCAAGTGTATGTTGAACATACGCTGGAATACATAGAACATAATTTCTCCGGTAACTTAAAAGTTCAAAGTATAGCAGACTATATCGGTATTAACCGTTCCTATCTGACTAATTGCTTTAAAAACGTCCTGAATATGTCCCCTCAGGAATACATTTTGAATTACCGTATGAATCAGGCAAGCATACTCCTAAAAAATACGATGCTGCCGGTGGGAGAAATTGCATATAAGGTTGGATATGATGATGCCTTGAACTTCTCCAAAGCTTTTAAGAAGATTTACGGAATTAATCCGACGAAATATCGCAGTACGACCGAAAGTCTTGATATTTCAGATAAGGACACCCAGAACAGGTTATAA
- a CDS encoding alpha-galactosidase, translating into MAITYYEQDKRFILYTENTSYHIKVGPYNTLLHLYYGKKVEGNLDYLIRKMDRSHCGNPNEAEKDRTFSLDTQLQEYSAFGMGDYRISCLEVLNEDGSCAADLRYKGHSIRKGKYHLPGLPAVYETEEITAHTLVITCEDEVSKLEVELYYGVIEEYDVITRAVKIRNKGRDSIKLTKALSTCLEFPSNHFDLIHFYGKHSQEREFERTPVGHAKLSVESMRGLSSHQHNPFVILANRTATETSGECYGVSFLYSGNFQAQVEVDQIGQTRFAMGIHPVFFRYEIGPGDEFVTPEATMSYSFEGLQKLSHNFHKLIRNNICRSSFKNKRRPILINNWEATYFDFNTEKLVQIAEEAAELGIEMLVMDDGWFGNRNDDYSGLGDWKVNTEKLGTSLRELADRVNAAGLKFGIWFEPEMVNEESNLFRKHPDWCLQIPGRPKTRCRYQLVLDLTRQDVRDYIYDSIAAVIDSGKVEYIKWDFNRSIAEAWSALKEKEHQGQVFHDYILGLYKVLERLTENYKEVLFEGCSSGGGRFDTGMLYYMPQIWCSDNTDAYDRLKIQYGTSFGYPISAVGSHVSAVPNHQTGRFTPFHTRGIVAMAGTFGYELDVNVLSLEEKNAIREQVEIYKRNYELIQTGEYYRLSSPYENNEFTSWQFVSKDRTRSLLSVVFHQSHGNPNFYTVLLRGLKEMALYRISGRDKRYSGAALMHAGFDLPNPWGDYQAFQYEITEEI; encoded by the coding sequence TTGGCCATTACATATTACGAACAGGATAAGCGATTTATATTATACACGGAGAATACCTCCTATCATATAAAGGTCGGACCCTATAATACCTTGCTGCACCTGTATTACGGAAAAAAGGTAGAAGGGAATCTGGATTATCTGATCAGGAAGATGGACAGAAGCCATTGCGGCAATCCCAATGAAGCTGAAAAGGACAGAACTTTTTCGCTGGATACCCAGCTGCAGGAATATTCTGCCTTTGGAATGGGAGATTACAGAATCTCCTGTCTGGAGGTTCTGAATGAGGATGGCAGCTGCGCAGCTGACCTTCGGTATAAAGGTCACAGCATAAGAAAAGGAAAATATCATCTTCCAGGGCTTCCGGCGGTTTATGAAACGGAGGAGATTACAGCGCATACCCTTGTCATAACCTGCGAGGATGAGGTATCAAAGCTTGAAGTAGAGTTATATTATGGAGTAATAGAGGAGTACGATGTTATAACCCGTGCAGTCAAAATACGAAATAAGGGCAGAGACAGCATAAAGCTGACGAAAGCATTATCGACCTGTTTAGAGTTTCCTAGTAACCACTTCGATCTCATTCATTTTTATGGTAAACACTCTCAGGAGAGGGAATTTGAAAGGACGCCGGTAGGTCATGCCAAGCTGTCGGTGGAGAGTATGCGCGGGTTAAGCAGCCATCAGCATAATCCCTTTGTTATACTGGCTAACAGGACGGCAACGGAGACAAGTGGTGAATGCTACGGCGTTTCCTTTCTATACAGCGGGAATTTTCAGGCACAGGTGGAAGTTGACCAGATTGGGCAGACCCGTTTTGCAATGGGAATTCATCCTGTTTTTTTTCGTTATGAGATAGGGCCGGGGGATGAATTTGTTACACCTGAGGCGACGATGAGTTATTCCTTTGAGGGGCTGCAAAAGCTGTCCCATAACTTTCATAAACTCATTCGAAATAATATCTGCAGGAGCAGCTTTAAGAATAAGAGAAGACCAATACTCATTAATAACTGGGAGGCTACCTATTTTGATTTTAATACCGAGAAGCTGGTGCAAATTGCAGAGGAAGCAGCAGAGCTTGGAATTGAAATGCTGGTTATGGATGACGGCTGGTTTGGCAATCGAAACGATGACTATTCAGGACTGGGAGACTGGAAGGTCAATACAGAAAAGCTTGGAACGTCCTTAAGGGAACTTGCTGACAGGGTGAATGCTGCCGGTTTAAAATTTGGAATCTGGTTTGAGCCGGAAATGGTAAATGAAGAGAGCAATCTGTTCAGAAAACACCCAGACTGGTGCCTGCAGATACCGGGAAGACCAAAAACCAGGTGCAGATACCAGCTGGTACTTGATTTGACAAGGCAGGATGTCAGGGATTACATTTATGATTCCATTGCAGCTGTTATAGACAGTGGGAAGGTTGAATATATCAAGTGGGATTTTAACAGAAGCATAGCGGAAGCCTGGTCTGCACTGAAAGAGAAAGAACACCAGGGACAGGTATTCCACGATTATATATTGGGTCTGTACAAAGTGTTGGAACGGCTGACTGAAAATTATAAAGAGGTTCTGTTTGAGGGCTGTTCCAGCGGAGGGGGACGCTTTGATACAGGTATGCTTTACTACATGCCTCAGATCTGGTGTTCCGATAATACAGATGCTTATGACAGGCTTAAGATACAATACGGTACTTCCTTTGGATACCCCATCAGCGCAGTAGGAAGCCATGTATCTGCTGTTCCCAATCATCAGACAGGGCGATTCACTCCCTTTCATACCAGAGGAATTGTGGCTATGGCAGGCACCTTTGGTTATGAACTGGATGTAAACGTATTGTCTCTGGAGGAGAAGAATGCTATCAGGGAGCAGGTAGAAATATACAAGCGGAATTATGAGTTAATACAGACAGGTGAATACTACCGTTTGTCCAGCCCTTATGAAAACAACGAATTTACATCCTGGCAGTTCGTTTCCAAGGATAGAACCAGGAGTCTTCTCAGTGTTGTTTTCCACCAAAGCCACGGCAATCCCAATTTTTATACGGTTTTGCTTCGGGGACTGAAAGAAATGGCACTCTATCGAATAAGCGGAAGAGATAAACGGTACAGCGGTGCAGCACTTATGCATGCCGGATTTGATTTACCCAATCCCTGGGGAGACTATCAAGCCTTTCAGTATGAAATTACGGAAGAGATCTAA
- a CDS encoding carbohydrate ABC transporter permease — MKSKKIRTGIILHIVLAAGAIIMLFPFLWMVLTSLKSVTESTSMNPYVYFPKVLQWDNYKAVWMNNNFIRLYFNTFTMMLLRVLCAVFFSAMAAYAFARLHFPGKNFLFGIVLFQMMVPVQIFVIPQYLMVDFLNMRNTIFALVFPGLVSAFGTFLLRQFFLGLPKELEESARLDGCNIWKTFWRIMLPLTKSGLVALAIFTALFAFKDLMWPLIVNNQENSATLSSALSKIQSAYSVKYPELMASSVLAIWPMMLLYIIFQRQFIEGIATSGGKL, encoded by the coding sequence ATGAAATCAAAAAAAATTAGAACAGGCATCATACTGCATATCGTATTGGCAGCGGGTGCTATTATCATGTTATTTCCTTTTCTATGGATGGTTCTGACCTCCTTAAAGTCTGTAACGGAGTCTACTTCCATGAATCCCTATGTGTATTTTCCAAAGGTGCTACAATGGGACAACTATAAGGCTGTATGGATGAATAATAATTTTATCCGTCTGTACTTTAACACCTTTACAATGATGCTGCTGCGTGTTCTTTGTGCGGTATTTTTTTCTGCTATGGCAGCTTATGCCTTTGCCAGGCTTCATTTTCCCGGGAAGAATTTTCTGTTTGGTATTGTGCTCTTTCAGATGATGGTACCGGTACAGATCTTTGTAATTCCGCAATATCTAATGGTGGATTTCTTAAATATGCGTAATACCATCTTTGCACTTGTATTTCCTGGGCTTGTCAGTGCCTTTGGAACCTTCCTGCTTCGGCAGTTTTTTCTTGGATTGCCAAAGGAACTGGAGGAGTCAGCCAGACTGGACGGATGCAATATCTGGAAGACTTTCTGGAGGATTATGCTTCCTTTAACCAAATCAGGTCTAGTTGCCCTAGCAATCTTTACCGCCCTTTTTGCCTTTAAGGATTTAATGTGGCCTTTAATCGTAAATAATCAGGAGAATTCCGCCACCTTATCATCAGCGCTTTCAAAGATACAGAGTGCCTATTCTGTTAAATATCCTGAACTGATGGCATCCTCGGTACTGGCTATCTGGCCTATGATGCTGCTCTACATCATATTCCAAAGGCAGTTTATTGAAGGGATTGCGACCAGCGGCGGCAAATTGTAA